The Pedobacter africanus genome has a window encoding:
- a CDS encoding SusC/RagA family TonB-linked outer membrane protein — protein sequence MRLTVIIMTTMLIQVSAKGLAQKVTLSEKNAPLLQIFNQLSNQTGYDFFYSNESLSLAKPVSITVRNSPLNEVLEKIFEKQDIVYVIKNKAVIIARKEASLLDLIKSYLQRIDVSGKVRDESGKPLPGATVRVKDGNKLVITAEDGSFSFKGLDEKAILVISYLGYKTTELPVKPVMNIIIEAENARLEEVGVISTGYQKIKKDQLTGAASGIDQKDYQQRVAVTGNFLESLEGKVPGLIYNSASREISIRGVSTFDAVKRPLIVVDGFPTEIDLSTINPNEIVSISVLRDAAAASIYGVQASNGVIVVETRRGKSDKSGKPVFNFRTTLGLEQKPDFGYMNYIGSAELIDLHRAIVKSGYDSRDYYNEYNPIDPARVILFDRDEQLITEQQANEKLAALGAYNNLSDYENLFYRKRQVENINFDVGGGNEKGTYLLGLNYIGERPQEVGSANKRVVLNVANTYQFSKTFAFDFRGIYTNNQIKTGKTAPYADLLPYERLIDENGNALPATFGELKETFYAINETYNNRAKALGLYDQRYYPYGELFANTNKSSLNSFRVQGRLNSKITSWLNLDLGGAYENEQGITDQLKTEQAYSVRYLINSKVRKDPTKGTPLFTDLPQGDILTKQTLRNVAYTLRGQFNVNYYTENRKHNISGILGVEQRKTQSDSYKTTFFGYDGQSLINKPVNFQVLNSTVTPAFPELGNYGSRFSQANYFSEAYSDRRFRSFYGQATYVYDRRYVATGSLRIDQSNLFGVDPKYKNKPLWSAGLNWVLGEEAFMKPLNWVNSLQLRAAVGFNGNVPSSFSGPFLLLSSRLNTMFNSALLMYDVLSPENQSIRWETTYNYNLGLDYGLLDNRISGSVDLYYKKTRDVFGVMSADPTLGFNQYSANTASIENKGLELMINSLNVKGTNFSWRTALTAAFNQNKVLEVQPKDKTLSYDIVTGTDLQKGYAMNAIFSYRYAGLNELGQPGVYDRNGNVKILNTEGVIDDVGFDDLVYSGTTTPKYVIGLNNQFSAGPFDLSFLFMYYGGHIMRVQQADPNDANVGYPLKGASVYWKQEGDEATTNVPGFPVYGTPGDFSYAARDGFTYANQFVRKADYIRLRDVILTYNLKDKVLKRVGLNHVQLRLQVQNPFKYTFSGNDIDPESIDRRKGIRTLPQQSFYSLTFSANF from the coding sequence ATGAGGTTAACCGTCATCATAATGACCACCATGCTGATACAGGTAAGTGCCAAAGGCCTGGCCCAGAAAGTAACACTATCGGAGAAAAATGCCCCATTGCTGCAGATCTTCAATCAACTCAGCAACCAGACCGGCTACGACTTCTTTTACTCCAATGAAAGCCTGAGCCTGGCAAAGCCGGTGAGTATAACGGTTCGCAATTCACCATTAAATGAAGTGCTGGAAAAAATATTTGAAAAGCAGGATATTGTATATGTGATAAAAAATAAAGCAGTGATCATAGCCAGGAAAGAGGCCTCACTGCTCGACCTTATCAAAAGCTACCTGCAACGGATTGATGTAAGCGGAAAAGTACGCGACGAAAGCGGAAAGCCGCTGCCCGGGGCTACCGTGCGGGTTAAAGACGGAAATAAACTGGTAATCACCGCTGAAGACGGAAGCTTCTCTTTCAAAGGACTTGATGAAAAAGCGATACTGGTAATTTCTTACCTGGGCTATAAAACCACTGAGCTGCCGGTGAAACCTGTAATGAACATTATCATTGAAGCCGAAAATGCCCGGCTGGAAGAGGTCGGGGTCATCAGTACCGGTTATCAGAAAATAAAAAAAGATCAGTTGACGGGGGCAGCCTCGGGCATTGATCAGAAGGATTACCAGCAGCGTGTGGCCGTAACAGGGAACTTTCTGGAAAGCCTGGAAGGAAAGGTGCCTGGCTTAATTTATAACAGCGCTTCCCGCGAGATCTCTATTCGCGGAGTAAGTACATTTGATGCCGTAAAACGACCATTGATTGTGGTTGACGGTTTTCCAACAGAGATCGACCTGAGTACAATTAACCCCAACGAGATCGTATCCATTAGTGTGCTTAGGGATGCTGCTGCAGCATCGATTTACGGTGTTCAGGCATCCAATGGGGTTATTGTGGTGGAAACAAGGCGTGGTAAATCCGACAAATCCGGTAAGCCTGTATTTAATTTCAGGACTACCCTGGGGCTGGAGCAAAAGCCGGATTTCGGCTATATGAATTATATCGGCTCTGCAGAGCTGATCGACCTGCATAGGGCTATAGTTAAATCTGGCTATGATAGCCGCGATTATTATAACGAATACAATCCCATAGATCCGGCAAGGGTGATTTTGTTTGACCGCGATGAGCAGCTGATTACCGAGCAGCAGGCCAATGAAAAACTCGCTGCGCTGGGGGCATACAATAACCTTTCAGATTATGAGAACCTCTTTTATCGGAAACGGCAGGTAGAGAACATTAATTTTGATGTGGGCGGCGGAAATGAAAAAGGAACCTACTTGCTCGGGCTTAACTATATTGGCGAAAGACCGCAGGAGGTCGGCTCAGCCAACAAACGGGTGGTCTTAAATGTAGCGAATACCTATCAGTTCAGTAAAACTTTTGCGTTCGACTTCCGGGGGATTTATACCAACAATCAGATCAAAACCGGCAAAACTGCGCCCTATGCCGATTTGCTGCCTTACGAACGCTTAATTGATGAAAATGGAAACGCGCTGCCTGCAACATTTGGCGAGTTGAAGGAAACTTTTTATGCCATCAATGAAACCTACAACAACCGGGCTAAAGCCCTCGGATTGTACGATCAGCGCTATTATCCTTACGGAGAACTGTTTGCCAATACAAACAAAAGTTCCTTAAATTCGTTCAGGGTACAGGGGCGGCTCAACAGTAAAATTACCAGCTGGCTAAACCTGGATCTTGGCGGAGCATACGAAAATGAGCAGGGGATAACCGATCAGTTAAAGACAGAACAGGCTTATAGCGTACGCTACCTCATCAACTCAAAAGTAAGAAAAGACCCGACCAAAGGTACCCCTCTGTTTACAGATCTGCCACAAGGCGATATCTTAACCAAACAAACGCTAAGAAATGTAGCCTATACACTGCGTGGACAATTCAATGTAAATTATTACACTGAAAACAGGAAGCACAACATATCGGGTATCCTGGGTGTAGAGCAACGCAAAACGCAATCCGACTCCTACAAGACAACCTTTTTTGGGTACGACGGGCAATCGCTGATCAATAAACCGGTCAATTTCCAGGTACTGAACTCTACTGTTACCCCCGCTTTTCCCGAACTCGGGAATTATGGCTCCAGGTTTAGTCAGGCAAATTACTTCAGCGAAGCATACAGCGACCGCAGGTTCCGGTCCTTCTACGGTCAGGCAACCTATGTGTACGACCGCAGGTATGTAGCTACAGGCAGCTTGCGCATAGATCAGTCCAACCTGTTCGGGGTAGATCCGAAATACAAAAATAAGCCTCTATGGTCGGCAGGGTTAAACTGGGTATTGGGGGAGGAAGCATTTATGAAGCCCCTGAACTGGGTAAACAGCTTGCAGCTGAGGGCTGCCGTTGGTTTTAACGGGAATGTGCCCAGCAGTTTTAGCGGACCATTCCTGCTGCTCAGTTCCAGACTGAACACCATGTTCAACAGTGCGCTGCTGATGTACGATGTACTCTCACCCGAAAACCAGTCCATTCGCTGGGAGACCACCTATAACTATAATTTAGGTTTGGATTACGGACTGCTGGACAATAGGATTTCAGGTAGTGTTGATCTGTATTATAAAAAGACCAGGGATGTTTTCGGGGTCATGTCTGCCGATCCTACACTGGGCTTTAATCAATACAGTGCAAATACGGCCTCCATTGAAAACAAAGGCCTGGAGCTGATGATCAATAGTTTAAATGTGAAAGGCACAAATTTTAGCTGGCGTACGGCGCTTACGGCAGCATTTAACCAAAATAAAGTACTGGAAGTTCAGCCCAAAGACAAAACCCTGTCTTATGATATCGTAACAGGGACCGATCTCCAAAAAGGGTACGCCATGAACGCCATTTTCAGCTATAGATATGCCGGCTTAAATGAGCTGGGGCAACCGGGGGTCTACGATAGGAATGGTAATGTTAAAATTCTGAATACCGAGGGCGTGATTGATGACGTAGGCTTCGACGACCTGGTGTATAGCGGAACAACCACACCTAAATATGTAATTGGATTGAACAACCAGTTTTCTGCCGGTCCTTTTGATTTGTCCTTCCTTTTTATGTACTATGGAGGGCATATCATGCGGGTGCAGCAGGCCGACCCGAATGATGCGAATGTAGGTTATCCTTTGAAGGGGGCCTCGGTTTACTGGAAACAAGAAGGCGATGAGGCCACTACAAATGTCCCGGGCTTTCCGGTATATGGTACGCCAGGCGATTTCAGCTATGCGGCAAGGGATGGCTTTACCTATGCCAATCAGTTTGTAAGAAAGGCCGATTACATCAGGCTAAGGGATGTTATCCTGACTTACAACCTCAAAGATAAGGTGTTAAAGCGGGTAGGCCTAAATCATGTCCAGCTGCGCCTCCAGGTTCAAAATCCGTTCAAGTATACCTTTAGCGGGAATGACATTGATCCGGAATCGATAGACCGCAGGAAAGGCATAAGAACCCTCCCTCAGCAGTCTTTCTACAGCTTAACATTTTCTGCTAATTTTTAA
- a CDS encoding RagB/SusD family nutrient uptake outer membrane protein, with protein MKSLLKKEIPVCLFVLSLLFFLPSCKDFLEVKPKGVIIPEKLSDYENILNSFTMTQTFPSALLYCTDDYYEDYSPIDRSVQANMFFWRREVDVNDQLSPAIWGQLYRVIYDANVIVKHVMNAKEGTVQKKKEVLGEALLVRANAYFTLLTAFAKAYDPATAGTDPGLPLITSNDVTEVAPQRSRLQTTLDSIINNAQRAVEYLPLNNLNRYRSTRAGAQGFLARVYLYIGDYQKAGSYSEEALKAAHQLINYNTLGSKDDLPVTDLNPEILWQRASDEFNLPNFMLYSDNLKGYFNASDLRYTLFSGTNAKGLYRSVARGWGNFGITFPELYLNVAETAARANQLSKAMEMLNKIRVLRIKSNAYQPLTASDPESALAAVLAERRRELAFGDLRWMDMKRLDKENRMPDVQRINRKTGALLATLKAHSKDYTLQIPVRVRNFNPKMELN; from the coding sequence ATGAAATCATTACTAAAAAAAGAAATACCAGTCTGCCTGTTTGTTTTATCATTGCTCTTTTTCCTGCCTTCCTGTAAGGATTTTCTGGAGGTAAAGCCAAAGGGGGTGATCATTCCCGAAAAGCTGAGCGACTACGAAAATATACTGAACTCATTTACCATGACACAGACTTTTCCTTCAGCATTGCTGTACTGTACGGATGACTATTATGAGGATTACAGTCCGATAGACCGTAGCGTTCAGGCCAATATGTTTTTCTGGCGCAGGGAAGTAGATGTGAACGACCAGCTCAGTCCGGCCATATGGGGACAACTGTACCGTGTCATTTACGATGCAAATGTGATTGTTAAGCATGTGATGAACGCAAAGGAAGGTACAGTGCAAAAGAAGAAGGAAGTATTGGGAGAGGCCTTACTGGTTCGCGCCAACGCCTATTTTACCTTACTTACCGCCTTCGCAAAAGCTTATGACCCTGCAACCGCTGGTACTGATCCCGGACTGCCGCTGATCACTTCCAACGATGTCACAGAAGTTGCCCCTCAACGGTCAAGACTGCAGACTACGCTGGATAGCATCATCAACAATGCCCAGCGCGCAGTGGAATACCTGCCTTTGAATAACCTGAACCGTTACCGGAGCACCAGGGCGGGAGCCCAGGGTTTTCTGGCCCGGGTATATTTGTATATCGGCGATTATCAAAAGGCCGGCAGCTACTCGGAAGAAGCTTTGAAAGCAGCGCATCAGCTCATCAATTACAATACCCTTGGCAGCAAAGACGATCTCCCGGTTACAGACCTCAATCCTGAGATCCTCTGGCAGCGGGCCAGTGATGAGTTTAACCTGCCCAATTTTATGTTGTATTCAGACAACCTGAAAGGATATTTCAATGCCAGCGACCTGCGTTATACTTTGTTTTCCGGTACAAATGCCAAAGGCCTTTACAGGTCGGTAGCCCGCGGGTGGGGGAATTTTGGCATTACATTCCCGGAACTTTACCTGAACGTGGCCGAGACGGCAGCCCGCGCAAACCAATTGTCGAAAGCAATGGAAATGCTGAATAAAATCAGGGTGTTAAGAATTAAAAGTAACGCTTATCAGCCCTTAACGGCCTCCGATCCTGAATCGGCCCTGGCGGCAGTACTTGCAGAGCGGAGGAGGGAACTGGCTTTTGGCGATTTAAGATGGATGGACATGAAACGTCTGGACAAGGAAAACCGCATGCCGGATGTACAGAGGATCAACAGAAAAACAGGTGCATTACTCGCAACATTGAAGGCACATAGCAAGGATTACACCTTGCAGATCCCTGTCAGGGTACGGAATTTCAATCCGAAAATGGAACTTAATTAA
- a CDS encoding ArsR/SmtB family transcription factor has protein sequence MIARRDVFQAIADPTRRAIIGLLAHQTLTLNTIADNFEISQPAVSKHMRILTECGLVVMEKQGRESHCRASLQALEEVARWAEQYRIFWNNRLDALENLLNEDK, from the coding sequence ATGATAGCACGCAGAGATGTATTCCAGGCCATAGCAGACCCCACCAGGAGGGCCATTATAGGATTACTGGCACATCAGACCTTAACACTCAACACCATTGCCGATAATTTTGAGATCAGTCAGCCCGCTGTTTCAAAGCACATGCGCATACTGACAGAATGTGGATTGGTGGTCATGGAAAAACAAGGCCGGGAAAGCCATTGCCGGGCCAGTCTCCAGGCCCTGGAAGAGGTTGCACGCTGGGCAGAGCAATATCGAATATTCTGGAACAACAGACTGGATGCCCTGGAGAATTTATTGAACGAAGACAAATAA
- a CDS encoding SRPBCC family protein: MSTKKSPAVTAQMLIRKPVSTVFEAFIDPAITKNFWFTKGSGKLEEGKTITWEWEMYNVSSQVFVKEILRDKKIAVQWDQYQTTVDFEFKPLGDTTYVTITQYGFQTSGDELLAEINGASGGFTTVLDGLKAYLEHGINLNLIVDKFPKGLADH; this comes from the coding sequence ATGAGCACAAAGAAATCACCCGCCGTAACAGCACAAATGCTGATCAGGAAACCGGTTTCGACTGTTTTTGAAGCATTTATTGATCCCGCTATCACCAAAAATTTCTGGTTTACCAAAGGAAGCGGAAAACTGGAAGAAGGCAAAACGATTACCTGGGAATGGGAAATGTACAATGTTTCAAGCCAGGTCTTCGTGAAAGAAATCTTAAGAGATAAAAAGATAGCTGTTCAATGGGACCAGTACCAGACCACGGTTGATTTTGAGTTTAAACCATTAGGCGATACCACCTATGTAACGATTACACAATATGGCTTCCAGACTTCGGGAGATGAACTGCTTGCCGAGATCAATGGGGCAAGTGGTGGTTTTACCACAGTATTGGATGGTCTAAAGGCTTACCTTGAACACGGCATCAACCTGAACCTGATTGTCGATAAATTTCCAAAGGGACTGGCAGACCATTAA
- a CDS encoding SRPBCC family protein, giving the protein MNNYGKLIAPGVIRFERNLPGPIEKVWAYLTQSEKRGKWLAKGEMELFEGGKVELCFVHSELSPLPDVVPEKYKDMDPCHQQTDTMLKVDVPHLLAFTWGSSSAVTFELSEAENGRVNLVITHRNLSNATELISTASGWHNHLEILLASLEGTTPQPFWKRHTELEDAYSKILVP; this is encoded by the coding sequence ATGAACAATTATGGAAAACTGATAGCGCCCGGTGTTATTCGCTTTGAGCGCAACTTACCTGGCCCCATTGAAAAGGTCTGGGCCTATCTTACCCAATCAGAAAAAAGAGGCAAATGGCTCGCAAAAGGGGAAATGGAACTTTTTGAAGGCGGCAAGGTTGAGCTTTGTTTCGTACACAGTGAACTCAGTCCTTTGCCTGATGTGGTACCTGAAAAATATAAGGACATGGATCCCTGTCATCAGCAAACAGACACCATGCTGAAGGTGGATGTACCTCATTTATTGGCCTTCACCTGGGGCAGTTCCTCGGCTGTTACTTTTGAACTGAGCGAGGCGGAGAACGGCAGGGTAAACCTGGTCATCACACACCGTAACCTCAGCAACGCTACGGAGTTGATCAGCACTGCAAGCGGATGGCACAATCACCTGGAAATTTTACTGGCCAGTCTGGAAGGTACAACACCACAGCCTTTTTGGAAAAGGCATACCGAACTGGAAGATGCCTATTCCAAAATACTTGTGCCTTAA
- a CDS encoding glycerophosphodiester phosphodiesterase, which translates to MFKKQFLCLLISFSFGYQASYAQSKPEWHAHRGFRGLMPESTIAAMKNAVDLKADVLEFDITFTKDKKAVISHDPFLDYLITLDKNGKEIEPQKKMAIYQMSYKDVKSYDVGSRQHKDFPQQKNFKAHIPLLAELLDSIEAYVNLKNYPKPTYNIETKTSKGRDGIYQPAPEEFVKRMMKVIYKAGVQDRVIIQSFDPRTLEIVRRDYPKVAVMLITVKGSLADNMKKLTFLPDYYAPSPNLINKEVVDFCKQKGIKLLCGNTNNKQDIEKVLTLGVTRVCSDYPYQYLAQ; encoded by the coding sequence ATGTTTAAAAAACAGTTTTTATGCCTGCTGATCTCCTTCTCTTTCGGATACCAGGCTTCTTATGCCCAATCTAAGCCTGAATGGCATGCCCATCGTGGGTTCAGGGGCTTAATGCCCGAAAGTACCATTGCAGCTATGAAAAATGCGGTAGACCTGAAAGCCGATGTGCTGGAATTCGACATCACCTTTACCAAAGACAAAAAGGCGGTGATCTCTCATGATCCCTTTCTGGATTACCTGATTACTTTAGACAAAAATGGTAAAGAAATCGAGCCTCAGAAAAAAATGGCCATTTACCAGATGAGCTATAAAGACGTTAAAAGCTATGACGTTGGGTCCAGGCAGCATAAGGATTTTCCGCAGCAGAAAAACTTTAAAGCGCACATCCCTTTACTGGCAGAACTTTTAGATTCTATTGAGGCTTATGTAAACCTGAAGAACTATCCAAAGCCAACCTATAACATCGAAACCAAAACATCAAAAGGCAGGGATGGGATTTATCAACCCGCGCCTGAAGAATTTGTAAAACGGATGATGAAGGTAATTTACAAAGCCGGGGTACAGGACCGGGTAATCATACAGTCCTTCGACCCAAGGACGCTGGAAATCGTGCGGAGGGATTATCCCAAAGTGGCAGTTATGCTGATTACGGTAAAAGGCAGCCTTGCAGATAACATGAAAAAGCTGACTTTTCTTCCGGATTATTATGCGCCTTCGCCCAATTTAATCAATAAAGAAGTGGTGGATTTCTGTAAGCAGAAGGGAATAAAACTCCTGTGCGGCAATACCAATAACAAGCAGGATATCGAGAAAGTACTGACACTTGGTGTGACAAGGGTTTGCAGCGATTATCCATACCAGTACCTTGCACAATAA
- a CDS encoding TlpA family protein disulfide reductase, whose protein sequence is MKTIVYILLMLGGSCYAQASKTELKDDLLKNKEVLLAKYFPRAGGKYLYSMYVMPPKHFLKKVEGYKSALNGQYASEKDPALKALMIKDADFSARNVLSWYLEFYGLDSMGVKRFHDLLETKKYTAAQIDSAQKNAYVKQLSEKDRKYLSGMVNDGTSVNDESLFKRSAAYRQWLDNYLIHLSETKYKADTSSGGHFEELLKIKQINLEIRNPFIRTYLNYKATAMILKAVKDNAVKEDAYNNFRALPGNTAYLEEIRQIYANYKRMNGKGLAPDFTYADADGKMVSLKSLRGKYVYIDVWATWCSPCKAEIPFLKKLEQEFHHKNIYFVSLSVDKMADHGKWMDYVNQHQLGGIQLISDKDFKADFVKQFNISGIPRFILIDPEGRIVSGDARRPSDPELRKELDQLLK, encoded by the coding sequence ATGAAAACAATAGTGTATATCCTGCTGATGCTGGGCGGTAGCTGCTATGCTCAAGCCAGTAAAACCGAACTAAAGGACGACCTGTTAAAAAACAAAGAGGTCCTGCTTGCAAAATACTTTCCCAGGGCAGGCGGAAAGTACTTATACAGCATGTATGTCATGCCACCCAAGCATTTTCTGAAAAAAGTTGAGGGCTATAAGTCGGCCCTGAACGGCCAGTATGCCAGCGAAAAAGACCCTGCGCTGAAAGCGCTGATGATTAAGGATGCAGATTTTTCTGCAAGAAATGTGCTCAGCTGGTACCTGGAATTTTATGGATTGGATTCTATGGGGGTAAAGCGCTTTCACGATCTGCTGGAAACTAAAAAATACACAGCTGCCCAGATCGACTCTGCCCAGAAAAATGCTTATGTAAAGCAATTGAGTGAAAAGGACAGGAAATACCTCAGCGGAATGGTCAATGACGGTACATCTGTAAACGACGAATCTTTATTTAAACGTTCTGCAGCGTATAGGCAATGGCTGGACAACTACCTGATACACCTGAGTGAAACAAAATATAAGGCAGATACCAGTTCCGGGGGCCACTTTGAGGAGCTGCTGAAAATTAAGCAGATCAACCTTGAAATCAGGAACCCTTTTATCAGGACTTACCTCAATTACAAAGCAACAGCAATGATTTTGAAAGCAGTAAAAGACAATGCCGTTAAAGAGGATGCCTACAACAACTTTAGGGCATTGCCCGGTAACACTGCTTACCTTGAAGAGATCCGGCAGATTTATGCAAACTACAAAAGGATGAACGGTAAAGGGCTTGCGCCTGATTTTACCTATGCCGATGCCGATGGTAAAATGGTCTCCTTGAAAAGCCTGCGTGGTAAATATGTATATATTGACGTATGGGCAACCTGGTGTTCGCCCTGTAAGGCCGAAATTCCTTTTTTAAAAAAGCTTGAACAGGAGTTTCATCACAAGAACATTTATTTTGTGAGCTTGTCGGTCGACAAGATGGCCGATCATGGCAAATGGATGGATTATGTAAACCAGCATCAGCTTGGGGGGATACAATTGATTTCGGACAAAGACTTTAAAGCTGATTTTGTAAAACAGTTCAATATCAGTGGGATTCCAAGGTTTATCCTGATCGATCCCGAAGGCAGAATTGTGTCGGGGGATGCCAGAAGGCCCTCCGATCCGGAACTGAGGAAGGAGCTGGATCAACTCCTGAAGTAA
- a CDS encoding RNA polymerase sigma-70 factor encodes MVAYGAYTDQELLGLLRKGDQAAFTEIYDRYKLLLHRYAYRWLQDKEVVKDVIQELFTVLWTRREALVYNENLSGYLYISVRNGILRKISQDKRFAAYAESLADYADNGESITDYRLRENQLRKIIEKEIAALPAKMREVFELSRNSYLSHMEIAERLGLSEHTVRTHIKKALKILRSRLGFYLVICFLMS; translated from the coding sequence ATGGTTGCTTATGGGGCATATACTGATCAGGAACTGCTTGGGCTTTTGAGGAAAGGTGACCAGGCTGCTTTTACTGAAATCTATGACCGTTACAAATTGCTGCTGCACCGCTATGCCTATCGCTGGCTTCAGGACAAGGAGGTTGTTAAGGATGTCATACAAGAGCTTTTTACCGTTTTGTGGACCAGGCGTGAAGCCCTGGTTTACAATGAAAACCTGTCGGGATATTTGTACATTTCCGTACGCAATGGGATTTTACGCAAAATTAGTCAGGATAAACGTTTTGCGGCATATGCGGAATCACTCGCAGATTATGCGGATAATGGAGAAAGCATTACCGATTACCGCCTAAGGGAAAATCAGCTCAGAAAAATTATAGAAAAAGAAATTGCCGCGCTGCCTGCTAAAATGCGGGAAGTATTTGAATTGAGCCGGAATTCGTACCTAAGCCATATGGAAATTGCAGAACGGTTAGGCCTTTCAGAACACACCGTTCGTACACACATCAAAAAGGCCCTGAAGATCTTAAGGTCCCGTCTGGGCTTTTACCTCGTAATTTGTTTTTTAATGAGTTGA
- a CDS encoding FecR family protein: MQQEEKGKNLLQKYLNGKANAEEQAIIESWQLDFPLQERESLDDETALTDLAEIRQELVSVSSARKTSRLWLAAAATAFIMLSTGLWFYYVRHKQEKDPQNDLYASNIGPGKNSATLTLANGKILKLNGAKSGVVIDNAGLRYSDGTLLGTQAPSSVPEAITAATPKGGTYQVTLPDGTRVWLNSASEIRFPSSFTGQKRQVALTGEAYFEVAKLNKPFIVSTDKQEVKVLGTHFNINSYADEMVTTTTLLEGAVQVSSGPGNTVNLRPGQQSVLSGQALRVNAADTDMAIAWKEGYFKFKNESVPAIMRKLSRWYDVEVSYRSGLSNETFGGKISRSKTLAEVLEMLQSTRKIHFKIEGRRVIVQ, translated from the coding sequence ATGCAACAGGAAGAGAAAGGAAAAAACCTTTTACAGAAATATCTGAATGGCAAGGCAAATGCCGAAGAACAGGCCATAATAGAAAGCTGGCAGCTTGACTTCCCTTTGCAGGAACGGGAATCCCTTGATGATGAAACTGCTTTGACCGATCTTGCTGAAATCAGACAGGAACTGGTCAGTGTTTCCAGTGCCCGCAAAACAAGCAGGCTTTGGCTGGCTGCTGCTGCAACTGCTTTTATTATGCTCAGCACAGGCCTATGGTTTTATTACGTCCGTCATAAACAGGAAAAGGACCCACAGAATGATCTTTATGCCAGTAACATCGGGCCCGGTAAAAATAGCGCGACACTTACATTGGCTAATGGAAAAATACTGAAACTGAACGGTGCCAAAAGCGGGGTTGTGATTGACAATGCCGGCTTGAGGTACAGCGATGGCACCCTGCTGGGAACCCAGGCACCCAGCTCCGTACCCGAGGCAATAACAGCCGCTACCCCCAAAGGTGGTACCTACCAGGTTACCCTTCCGGATGGGACCCGTGTCTGGCTTAATTCAGCATCAGAAATCCGCTTCCCTTCCAGCTTTACCGGGCAGAAAAGACAGGTTGCGCTTACCGGAGAAGCTTATTTTGAGGTAGCAAAGCTGAATAAGCCATTTATTGTAAGTACAGACAAGCAAGAGGTAAAGGTATTGGGTACACATTTTAACATCAATAGCTATGCCGATGAAATGGTTACCACAACTACTTTACTGGAAGGGGCAGTACAGGTAAGTTCCGGACCGGGCAACACGGTAAATCTGCGGCCGGGGCAGCAATCGGTACTGAGCGGCCAGGCACTGCGGGTAAACGCTGCAGATACAGACATGGCCATTGCCTGGAAAGAAGGCTATTTCAAGTTTAAGAATGAATCTGTTCCCGCTATCATGCGCAAACTTTCACGCTGGTACGATGTAGAGGTCAGCTACAGGAGTGGGTTGAGCAATGAAACTTTTGGTGGCAAGATCAGCAGGTCCAAAACCCTGGCAGAAGTCCTGGAAATGCTGCAATCCACCAGGAAAATCCATTTTAAAATAGAAGGAAGGAGGGTCATCGTGCAATAA